The genomic window GTCGAGGCGGGGCGGCTCGTCCGCGAGCGTGCCGAGGCGCACCCCGACGGGCGGCAGGCCCGCCAGGCTCCCCGCGTCCTCCCCGAGCTGGGCATGCCCGGGCCGATCCGCGGCGAAGGCCAGCGAGGCCTCCGGATCCTGAGAGATCAACTGGACGAGCCGGATACCCATCCGGCCCGACGCACCGTGCAGCCCCAGGCTTCGCTTCGTCGCCGACACTCCGTCTCTCCCTCTTCGTTGGCCGGTTCGCGGGCTCCCGCCCGGCCGGGCGGCGATCAGGCCAGATCGGCCGGGCCCGCGCCGGCCCCGCTCGCCGGGCCCGAGTGCCGCGCGATGGCGGCGAGGATCTCGTCCAGGTCGTTGCCCACGGCGACCGGCCGGTTCGCGAACCCGGCGCGGCGGACCCCGCGGCTGCCGAGGACCTTCTCGAAGGCCTCCGGGTCCGTCCCATGATACGCGACCGTGGCCGTCGGGTCCTTGAGCTGGTGGCCGGTGAGGATGCACACGACCCGGTCCGAAGGCGCGATGATCCCGTCCTCGCGGAGCCGACGGGCGCCGGCCACGCTGGCCGCGCTCGCCGGCTCGCAGCCGAGCCCGCCCGCGCCTACCTGGGCCTTCGCGTCCATGATCTCCTGGTCGCTGACCTGCCGCACCACGCCGTCGCAGAAGTCCAGCGCCCTCAGGCACTTCTTGAGGTTCACCGGCCGGTTGATCTCGATCGCCGTGGCGATGGTGGAGGCCCGGATCCGCTCCCGGTCGAGCCGCTCGTAGTAGGCCCCCACGCGGCCCATGTCCGGCAGGCCGCTCATCCAGGCCACGTTCTGCCGGGCGTGGAGCTCCTCGAGCGTCCTCGCCCCCGCCGCGTTGATCACCGCCAGCCGGGGCACGCGGTCGATGAGACCCAGGTGCTTCAGCTCGATGAACGCCTTCCCGAAGGCGCTCGAGTTGCCGAGGTTCCCGCCGGGCACGACGATCCAGTCCGGCACCTCCCAGCCCATGGCCTCGAGGACCCGGTACATGATGGCCTTCTGGCCCTCGAGCCGAAACGGGTTGACCGAGTTCATCAGGTAGATGCCCAGCTCCCGCGCCACCTGCTGGACCCGGGCCATCGCGTCGTCGAAGTCGCCCGCGATCTGGAGGGTCAGCGCCCCATGGTCGAGCGCCTGAGCCAGCTTGCCGTATGCGACCCTCCCCGACCCGATGAAGATGATCGCCTCGAACCCGTGGTCCGTCGCCGAGCAATAGACCGCCAGGGCCGCGGAGGTGTTCCCCGTGCTCGCGCACGCCACCCGCCTCGCCCCCACCATGCGGGCGTGCGTGAAGGCGGCGGTCATGCCGTTGTCCTTGAAGCTGCCCGAGGGGTTCATCCCCTCGTACTGGAGCAGCAGGCCCCCCTCGTCCATCCCCACGTAGCGCCCGACCTTGTCCGACCTCCGGAGCAGGGTCTGCCCCTCGCCGATCGTCACGACCATCGGCTCGGGGGCGAAGGGGAGCAGCTCGCGGAATCTCCAGACGCCGGAGAAGTTCAGGGGGTTGAGCCGGTCCGCCCACTTTCGCTGGAAGTCCGCCAGCCGGCCGGGGACCGGCAGCCGGTCCCATTCGTAGACGACGTCCAGGAGGTTCGCGCAACGTGGGCACGAAAAATGCACTTCCTCCACGTTGAATGTGGCCGCGCACCCAGGATGAATGCATTGCTGGTAGGCCGCGTTTCGCTTCGCGGCCCCCGCGGCGGCTTCCACAATCGTTGCGCCGGTCATCGGGGAGGGAACTCCTGATCCTCGGCCCGTCGGCGGCGGGCCATCGATGCCGGGCCCATCTCGCCCGGGCCCCGGGAATCTCGCCAAACGTTCAGCTTACTCTAACGGGATCGCCGGCCCCCCGGCAAGCGATCTCGGGCGGGGCTCGCGTACCGGCACGCCGGCCGCGGGCCCCGCCGCCTTCGTAGATGCACATGAAATTCAAGGGGCCTCGACATGACAGGATTCAATTAATTGAAAGTCCCAGGAGGGGTTGACCCCTACGACGCGTGTTCCTATTATGACCTGTAGCGATCCATAGCTACCGATACCGCGATCCGACGTCTCCGCGCCCCCACCGGCGCCAACCCGAACTGCAAGGCAGTCGAGACCAACAATGCCCCCGACCACCACCCGCTCCAGCCGCTCTTCGAAGGCCGCCGCGGCGGCCAGCCGATCCCTGGCTGAGATCCGCCGCGTCGCGGAGCTCCTCAAGCAGGTCTCGGATCCGACGCGCCTCCAGGTGCTGATGCTGCTCAGCGAGAAGGAGCGGAACGTGTCGGAGCTGTGCGCCGACCTCGGCACGCAGAGCCAGCCGGCGGTCAGCCACCACCTCGCGCTCCTGCGGCACGGGCGGCTGATCGAGCCGCGCCGCTCCGGCAAGCACAACTTCTACGCCCTCACGGAGGCGGGCAGGGAGCTCGCCCAGGTCGTCGATACCGTCGTCGGCTGAGAGTCCGTCCCGCAAGCGACGCGACCCGGGAACCTTTCGAAGAAGGCCGGCCGATCCCGGTTCTCCCAACTACGAAGGGGGAGTCAGAAGGGGTGTCTTGGTCCAGCCGAGCCGATCGAACTCACCCCCCTTTATCCCCCCTTCGTAAGGGAGGAACCGGATCCGGCCCTCCGCGATGACCAGGGCGTGCCGATGCACTCCGGGGCCCCTCGGAGCGGCCTTAAGAGGCAGGCACCGAGTCGACCCGCCCCGGCCGCCGGCGCGGGCGGGCCGTCGGCCGATCGGGCGGCCGCCACGCCGCCCCCATGCGGCCTGACGGCCCTCCCTCGTTCAGGAGTCGAGGCACTCGCGGAGGAAGGCCAGGCCCGCGGCCACGTCGCGGACCCGGCCCGCCTGGTCGCCGACCTCACGCTCCACGACGAGCGGCCCGCGGTAGCCCACCCGCTTCAGCGCCTTCACGAACTCGGGGATGTTGACCTCCCCCTCGCCCAGCGGCACCTCCTCGCCCCAGACGCCGGCGGCCTTCGGGCGGCGTGCGTCCTTGACGTGCACCGACCGGATGTCCGGGCCGAGCACCTCCACGGCCCGGATCGGGTCCCCCATGTCGTAGAGGAGCATGTTGGCCGGGTCGAAATTGACCTTGATGTTCGGGGATGCCAGCTCGTCCAGCGTCCGGCGCAGCAGGTCGGCGGTCTCCTGGCCCGTCTCGAAGGCGAGCGTCACCCCCTTGCTCGCGGCGAGGTCGCCGGCCCTGGCCAGCGTGTCCAGGAACGCGGACCGACCCGGGTCGTCCGGGGACGGGAGGAAGCCGGCGTGGAGCGTGAGGTCGGCGAGCCCCATCGCCCGGGTCCGGTCGAGCGCCCAGCCGAGCCGCTCCAGGCGCTCGGCCCGCCACGACGGCTTGCCGAATCCCCCCGTCTCCTTGATCGACTGGGGCGTGGTGTAATCCTCGCCGGGGAAGCCGAGCATCGCGGCGCTCATGGCGATCCCAGACGCCCTCACCGCCTCGGGCAAGGCGTCGCCCTCCACCCAGGTGGCGTGGTGCGGGTCCCCGCACGCGATCTGCACCAGGTTGACCCCGAGAACGGACAGCAGGTCCTTCAGCTCCGGGATGCTGGAGACCTGCAAGCTCCAGCTACAGACGCCCAGGCTGAGCGGGGCCGGGGCCGGGGCCGCGGGGGACGTGGGCGAGGGCTGCGTCACGGCGTATCACCTATCGTTTTCCGGTGGCGTGGGGGTCCTGTCGGCCCGACGGGGCGACACGACGTCGATCTTACCCCCGCGGACGCCCCCGGGCGACGGTCCACCGGCATGCGGCGCTCAGCCGGCCAGGACGGGAAAGAAGCCGTCCACGGACTCGGTCTTCGCCGCCGGCCTGCTCGGGCTCGCCTTGGCACACACGACCCGATTCCGCCCCGTCCGCTTGGCCTCGTACAGGGCGCGATCGGCCGCCTTGATCAGCTCGACGAGCTCCACGACGGCCCCGGCAGGGCGGAAGGCGAGGCCCAGGCTGACGGTGACCGGGATCGCCCCGCCGTCGATGGCGAGCGGGCTCGCGGCCAGCGACGCCCGGATCCGCTCCGCCCGCTCGAGCGCATGCGCGGCCGACCCGATCGGCAGGGCCAGGACGAATTCCTCCCCGCCGTATCGGGCCACCAGGTCCTCCGATCGCGTCGAGTCCCGGAGGATGGCCGCGACCTTCCGCAGGACGCGGTCGCCCGCGTCGTGGCCGTGGGTGTCGTTGATCAGCTTGAACCGGTCGATGTCCGCCAGCAGCACCGCCAGGCCCAGGCCGGAGGGCGCATTCCGATCGGCCAGGGCCCCGACCTGGTTGAGGAAGTATCCCCGGTTGTACAGCCCGGTGAGCTGGTCTCGGACCGCCCTCTCGTACATCTCCCGCTGGAAGCCCTCCTCGCACGAGTCGAGGGTCACGAACTTCAGCAGGGTCGTCGAGCCGACCTGGATGCGATTCCCGTCCCGCACGCGGAGCGGGGCATGGGGCGTCAGCCGTCGCCCCTCCACGAAGGTCCCGTTGGAGCTGCCCAGGTCGGTGATCCACGCCGCACCCTGGCCGTCGATGGCGATCGAGGCGTGCCGGCGGGATATCGTGCCCTCGGAGAGCTGGCAGGTATTCTCCAGGGCCCGCCCCAGCGTGCTGCACCCCTTCGCCAGCCGATACATCGTGCCGGGGATGCCGCCGCGGACCACGATGAGGTACTGCATCAGGGGTTCGGCAGCCGCGGGCATCGCCGGGAAGTCGTCGCAGGTCACCGGCGCGATGCCGATCTGTGTCTGGCCGCGTAGGTCCACGGTTCCCCCCCTGGCTACCGCGATCGCGAACCCTCGGAGCGACTGCCTCCAAGATGAAGCTCCCGTTACACGAATGTAGGTCGCCGTACGGGCCTGTCAAATCGATGGTGGCCGGGCGCCACGGCGACGATGCCGAGGGCCGACGGCCCCGGTGGGGCGATGAAATCCGGCGCGGCCATCGGCTAGAGTAGACCCTTCGGCCGCCCGGGACCGCCTCGTGGCCCGGAGTCTGGGCGGCGATCCTTCCGGGGAGGCGTCCGAGGCCCATGTCGTGGTCCCTGAAAATCGGCCGGGTGGCCGGCATCCCGATCTTCGTCCACTGGACGTTCCTGATCCTGCTCGGCTGGATCATGCTGGGCCAGTGGGGCCAGAGTCGCGACGCGACGGTCGCCCTGGCCGGGGGGCTGTTCATCATCACGCTCTTCGCCTGCGTCGTCCTCCACGAGCTCGGCCACGCCCTGATGGCGAAGCGGTTCGGGGTGGAGACGAGCGCCATCACCCTCCTGCCGATCGGCGGCGTCGCGAGCCTCCAGCGGATCCCCGAGCACCCGGTCCAGGAACTGCTGATCGCCGCCGCCGGGCCGATGGTCAATGTGGTCATCGCGGCCGTGCTGTACCTCGCCCTCGGCGTCCGCTTCCCGGGCACGGTGGATGACGCGGTGCACCTGGAGCAGGGCGACTTCTGGGCCCGGATCCTCAAGGTCAACGTCTTCCTGGTCGGGTTCAACCTGATCCCGGCCTTCCCGATGGACGGCGGGCGCATGCTCCGGGCCCTTCTCGCCATGCGGCTCCCGTATGCCCGGGCGACGCGGCTGGCGGCCTCGATCGGGCAGGCGCTGGCGATCGGATTCGCGTTCCTCGGCTACTCGTCGAACCCGATGCTCATGCTGATCGCCCTCTTCGTGTGGATCGGCGCCGAGGCCGAGGCCCGGCAGGTCGAGGACCGCACGGCCCTCCGGGGGCTCCGGGTCCGGGACGCCATGCTGACGGAGTTCCACGCGCTAAAGCCCACGGACACCCTCGGCCACGCCGCCGACCTGCTGCTGGCCGGCACCCAGCACGACTTCCCCGTCTCCTCGCCCGGCGAGACCCGGTTCCGGTCCATCCTGACGCGGGCCGACCTGATGGCCGGGCTGGCCGCGTCGGGGCGGGAGGGGACCGTCGCGGGCCACGCCCGGACGGAGCTACCGGCCGTCGAGGTCGCCTCCGACCTCGCCGAGGCCGTGGCGAGCCTCCAGGAAGGACAGCTGTCGTGCCTCCAGGTCACCGACCGCGACCGCACGGTCGGCCTGCTCTCGCTGGAGAACGTCGGCGAGTGCCTCCTCGTCCGATCGGCTCTCCGGGGATCGGACTCGGCCCCGCCCGGGCCGGGCCGTCGCCTGATCGCCGCCGAGGCCTGAACGCTCACGGGGGACGGGCGTATGACCCGGGGCGAGCTCCTCTCCAGGGTGGCCGAGACCGATTCCACGTTCAACCGCCGTGGGCCGGACTGGGTCGGCAAGTGCCTGATCTGCAATGGCCCCCTCGCCTTCGACGCCCGCACCGGCGAGGGCGCCACGCTCGAACACATCCGGGCGCGAGGCAGGGGGGGCGGCGATAACCTCGCCAACCTCGCCGTGGTCCACGGGAGCTGCAACTGGGAGAAGGGGCGCCGCTGGGACCCGAAGCGGCGTCGATCCCGGGCCGATTACGACGCCCTCGTCGCCCGCCTCCTGGAGAAGCGGATGGCCCGCTGGCGAGACGCCCCGCCCCCGCCATCGCGAGCCGACCGGCCCTGAATCACGGGCCCGATCTGCGTTGAATGGACCCTCGGATCTCGCGACGCCGCCGGGCCGAAAATCCTCTCCCCCGCCCGCTTGCGTGACAGGGATGGGGTAAGGCTCTTCGAACGCATAAGCAAGCCGGAAGGCCCTCGCGGGGAGCCGCTCGCCCCGATCTCCCCATCAATACTGGTCCGCGCTCACGATCTCCCCTCGGGACCGGGTGGACAGGCACTGGTACACGCCCGGGACCGGCTGGACGCTGAAGAGGCAGGTGGACGAGTCGTAGCCGACGTTCGTCGGCTTGCCCGTCGCCGGGTCGAACGGCCAGGAGCCGATCGAGTCCTTCAGGAACCGCACCGAGCCGTCCGCGAACGCGAAGTTGCAGCCCCCGGGGTGGAAGCTCGACGCCGCAATCGACGCGTTGCTCTCCTGATTATCGTAGCTGTAGAAGAAGTCGCCGTTCGGGTTCGGGTCGCGGCCCGCCCGGCTGAACGGGTTCATCGGGAAGAGCGTCGTGAACAGCGTGTCCCCGAAGTTCCCGGAGACCCACGCACCGTTGTAGACGTAATCGATCGAGTAATTGACGTCGGGGGCCCGATTGAACTTGCCGTGGGCCTTCTCGCCGAAGGCCATGGTGTTGCTCAGGCCGTCCGTGACCGACGCGACGGTGGCCGGGCGGATGCTCCCCGGGCTGGCAGGCGCGATCGGGTTGGGGGAGACCGGCGGGCTGATCGATGGCCAGCCGAGGTAGGCGAAGAGGCCGTCGGCCTGGTTCAGGACGGCCATGTGCTGGCCCGCCGAGGAGACGTTCACCGGCACCTTGCAGAAATTCCCCATGCACCCCGCGTAGCTGGTGTAGGTGAGGACCTGCGTCGAGCCGTCCCAGCCCCAGCCGGGGTAGCTGACCTTCAGCCCCGCGATGTCCCCGTCGCTCGGGCACCAGAGGGCCGCCAGGCCCGTGCCGCCGACCGTCGAGTTCTCCGCGACCCAGTTCGTCAGGCTCGTGTTGTACGCGTTCGCCAGGACCTGCTGCTCGAGCTGGGGCAGGAGCCGGACGAAGAGGCTGCTGCCCACGTAGTAGCCGTTCGGGCTGAACGACCGCGGGCCGGTATTCTCCCGGGCCATCCCGTACGGGTAGCAGGAGTTCGCCCCCTCGTAATTCGCCAGCGCCAGGCCGAGCTGCTTGAGGTTGTTGACGCACTGCGCGCGGCGGGCGGCCTCGCGCGCCGACTGCACCGCCGGCAGCAGCAGGGCGATGAGCACGGCGATGATCGCGATCACCACCAGC from Aquisphaera giovannonii includes these protein-coding regions:
- a CDS encoding HNH endonuclease, encoding MTRGELLSRVAETDSTFNRRGPDWVGKCLICNGPLAFDARTGEGATLEHIRARGRGGGDNLANLAVVHGSCNWEKGRRWDPKRRRSRADYDALVARLLEKRMARWRDAPPPPSRADRP
- the thrC gene encoding threonine synthase; amino-acid sequence: MTGATIVEAAAGAAKRNAAYQQCIHPGCAATFNVEEVHFSCPRCANLLDVVYEWDRLPVPGRLADFQRKWADRLNPLNFSGVWRFRELLPFAPEPMVVTIGEGQTLLRRSDKVGRYVGMDEGGLLLQYEGMNPSGSFKDNGMTAAFTHARMVGARRVACASTGNTSAALAVYCSATDHGFEAIIFIGSGRVAYGKLAQALDHGALTLQIAGDFDDAMARVQQVARELGIYLMNSVNPFRLEGQKAIMYRVLEAMGWEVPDWIVVPGGNLGNSSAFGKAFIELKHLGLIDRVPRLAVINAAGARTLEELHARQNVAWMSGLPDMGRVGAYYERLDRERIRASTIATAIEINRPVNLKKCLRALDFCDGVVRQVSDQEIMDAKAQVGAGGLGCEPASAASVAGARRLREDGIIAPSDRVVCILTGHQLKDPTATVAYHGTDPEAFEKVLGSRGVRRAGFANRPVAVGNDLDEILAAIARHSGPASGAGAGPADLA
- a CDS encoding sugar phosphate isomerase/epimerase family protein: MTQPSPTSPAAPAPAPLSLGVCSWSLQVSSIPELKDLLSVLGVNLVQIACGDPHHATWVEGDALPEAVRASGIAMSAAMLGFPGEDYTTPQSIKETGGFGKPSWRAERLERLGWALDRTRAMGLADLTLHAGFLPSPDDPGRSAFLDTLARAGDLAASKGVTLAFETGQETADLLRRTLDELASPNIKVNFDPANMLLYDMGDPIRAVEVLGPDIRSVHVKDARRPKAAGVWGEEVPLGEGEVNIPEFVKALKRVGYRGPLVVEREVGDQAGRVRDVAAGLAFLRECLDS
- a CDS encoding GGDEF domain-containing protein gives rise to the protein MDLRGQTQIGIAPVTCDDFPAMPAAAEPLMQYLIVVRGGIPGTMYRLAKGCSTLGRALENTCQLSEGTISRRHASIAIDGQGAAWITDLGSSNGTFVEGRRLTPHAPLRVRDGNRIQVGSTTLLKFVTLDSCEEGFQREMYERAVRDQLTGLYNRGYFLNQVGALADRNAPSGLGLAVLLADIDRFKLINDTHGHDAGDRVLRKVAAILRDSTRSEDLVARYGGEEFVLALPIGSAAHALERAERIRASLAASPLAIDGGAIPVTVSLGLAFRPAGAVVELVELIKAADRALYEAKRTGRNRVVCAKASPSRPAAKTESVDGFFPVLAG
- a CDS encoding site-2 protease family protein, whose amino-acid sequence is MSWSLKIGRVAGIPIFVHWTFLILLGWIMLGQWGQSRDATVALAGGLFIITLFACVVLHELGHALMAKRFGVETSAITLLPIGGVASLQRIPEHPVQELLIAAAGPMVNVVIAAVLYLALGVRFPGTVDDAVHLEQGDFWARILKVNVFLVGFNLIPAFPMDGGRMLRALLAMRLPYARATRLAASIGQALAIGFAFLGYSSNPMLMLIALFVWIGAEAEARQVEDRTALRGLRVRDAMLTEFHALKPTDTLGHAADLLLAGTQHDFPVSSPGETRFRSILTRADLMAGLAASGREGTVAGHARTELPAVEVASDLAEAVASLQEGQLSCLQVTDRDRTVGLLSLENVGECLLVRSALRGSDSAPPGPGRRLIAAEA
- a CDS encoding ArsR/SmtB family transcription factor, producing the protein MPPTTTRSSRSSKAAAAASRSLAEIRRVAELLKQVSDPTRLQVLMLLSEKERNVSELCADLGTQSQPAVSHHLALLRHGRLIEPRRSGKHNFYALTEAGRELAQVVDTVVG
- a CDS encoding DUF1559 family PulG-like putative transporter, whose product is MRRVPARGGFTLIELLVVIAIIAVLIALLLPAVQSAREAARRAQCVNNLKQLGLALANYEGANSCYPYGMARENTGPRSFSPNGYYVGSSLFVRLLPQLEQQVLANAYNTSLTNWVAENSTVGGTGLAALWCPSDGDIAGLKVSYPGWGWDGSTQVLTYTSYAGCMGNFCKVPVNVSSAGQHMAVLNQADGLFAYLGWPSISPPVSPNPIAPASPGSIRPATVASVTDGLSNTMAFGEKAHGKFNRAPDVNYSIDYVYNGAWVSGNFGDTLFTTLFPMNPFSRAGRDPNPNGDFFYSYDNQESNASIAASSFHPGGCNFAFADGSVRFLKDSIGSWPFDPATGKPTNVGYDSSTCLFSVQPVPGVYQCLSTRSRGEIVSADQY